The following are encoded together in the bacterium genome:
- a CDS encoding iron-containing alcohol dehydrogenase produces MKSSYFFMPGKVYFENEGIEKYLCEIKNYGKKVLIVSGKNFIFKSGLFNRIKNVLEKEKIKFSHFYNVEPEPDTENVEIAVDFCKKENCDCILAVGGGSAMDVGKGVAVRSKNPGKIEDYFGEKEYGNEPLPVIAIPTTSGTGSEVTRYSVIVYKKGRTKKTIRSEKIIPKMAILDSSVLATLSSKLVAATGMDAFSHSVESFLSIKSDEFSEIFSTESLKILWEFLPYAGKGDEKSKEKVFFSSLLAGLAINKTGTIIVHGMGYSLTIKYGIHHGTANALFLPYILEYLYNNGYKKEIEKLNKIWGSIENLSAFVKNMGLPFNLRDVGVKSEDIDELLELSKIGCERAIEGMKIKEIDFRKILELAF; encoded by the coding sequence ATGAAATCATCATATTTTTTTATGCCAGGAAAAGTTTATTTTGAAAATGAAGGTATAGAAAAGTATCTTTGCGAAATAAAAAATTATGGAAAAAAAGTTCTAATTGTAAGTGGAAAAAATTTTATTTTCAAATCAGGACTTTTTAATAGAATTAAAAATGTACTTGAAAAGGAAAAAATAAAATTTTCTCATTTTTATAATGTTGAACCAGAACCAGATACAGAAAATGTTGAAATTGCAGTTGATTTTTGTAAAAAAGAAAATTGTGATTGTATCCTTGCAGTTGGTGGTGGGAGTGCAATGGATGTTGGTAAAGGTGTAGCAGTAAGAAGTAAAAATCCAGGGAAAATTGAGGATTATTTTGGAGAAAAGGAATATGGAAATGAACCATTACCAGTAATTGCAATTCCAACAACATCTGGGACAGGAAGTGAAGTTACAAGATATTCAGTTATTGTTTATAAAAAAGGAAGGACTAAAAAAACAATAAGAAGTGAAAAAATTATACCCAAAATGGCAATTTTAGATTCATCAGTTCTGGCAACACTTTCTTCTAAACTTGTTGCTGCAACTGGGATGGACGCTTTTTCACATAGTGTAGAAAGTTTTCTTTCTATTAAAAGTGATGAATTTTCAGAGATTTTTTCAACTGAATCGCTAAAAATTTTATGGGAGTTCTTGCCTTATGCAGGTAAGGGAGATGAAAAAAGTAAAGAAAAAGTATTTTTTTCTTCTCTTCTCGCTGGACTGGCAATAAATAAAACAGGAACAATAATTGTTCATGGGATGGGATATTCACTTACAATAAAATATGGAATTCATCATGGAACTGCTAATGCTCTATTTCTTCCTTATATTTTAGAATACCTTTATAATAATGGTTATAAAAAAGAAATTGAAAAATTAAATAAAATATGGGGAAGTATTGAAAATTTAAGTGCCTTTGTTAAAAATATGGGATTGCCTTTTAATTTAAGAGATGTTGGGGTAAAAAGTGAAGATATAGATGAACTTTTAGAACTTTCAAAAATTGGTTGTGAAAGAGCAATTGAAGGAATGAAAATAAAAGAAATAGATTTTAGAAAAATATTGGAATTGGCTTTTTAA
- a CDS encoding alpha/beta hydrolase family protein: MDKFKNYEEKLSPSYFHLNLMKKTEKQLSFSKKSNFESWRKKLRVKFKQLIGPIYKDKGKVDFKIIKEENHSDYKLQKIIFPTNPYVINVAYLLIPNKKKEKYPAFVCLQGHSSGAHISVGVPYSKEDKEEINGDRDFAIQAVKNGFVALAIEQRCFGEREEKLLKQKMENRCWDATMHSLMLGHTLISERISDVIRGIDLLYQFPFVDKRIIGCMGNSGGGTITYYASCIEDRIKISVPSCSFCTYEDSIMKIGHCMDNYIPSSFKYFGMEDLAGLIAPKFLIIVAGKEDNIFPIAGVRKAFNKAKEIYEKAGHPERIKLVVGPSGHRFYASLAWKEIMKVKEEIIRKQMGE, encoded by the coding sequence ATGGATAAATTTAAAAATTATGAAGAAAAACTTTCTCCATCGTATTTTCACTTAAATTTGATGAAAAAGACGGAGAAGCAACTTTCTTTTTCAAAAAAGAGTAATTTTGAAAGTTGGAGAAAAAAATTAAGAGTAAAATTCAAACAACTTATAGGACCAATTTATAAAGATAAAGGGAAAGTTGATTTTAAAATTATAAAAGAGGAAAATCATTCTGATTATAAATTACAGAAAATAATTTTTCCAACAAATCCTTATGTAATAAATGTTGCATATCTTTTAATTCCAAATAAGAAAAAAGAAAAATATCCTGCTTTTGTTTGTCTTCAAGGGCATTCTTCTGGTGCTCATATTTCAGTTGGTGTTCCTTATTCAAAAGAAGATAAAGAGGAAATAAATGGAGATAGAGATTTTGCAATACAGGCAGTAAAGAATGGATTCGTTGCACTTGCTATTGAACAGAGATGTTTTGGAGAAAGAGAAGAAAAATTATTAAAACAGAAAATGGAAAATAGGTGCTGGGATGCTACTATGCATTCTTTAATGTTAGGGCATACTTTAATAAGTGAAAGGATATCCGATGTTATAAGGGGAATTGATTTGTTATACCAGTTTCCATTTGTTGATAAAAGAATAATTGGTTGTATGGGCAATTCAGGTGGTGGAACAATAACTTATTATGCTTCCTGTATTGAGGATAGAATAAAAATTTCTGTTCCTTCCTGTTCTTTTTGTACATATGAGGACTCAATTATGAAAATAGGACATTGTATGGATAATTATATTCCATCATCTTTTAAATATTTTGGTATGGAAGACCTTGCTGGTTTAATTGCACCTAAATTTTTAATTATTGTTGCAGGAAAAGAGGACAATATTTTCCCGATTGCAGGTGTTAGAAAGGCATTTAACAAAGCAAAGGAAATATATGAAAAAGCAGGCCATCCTGAAAGAATTAAACTTGTAGTTGGACCTTCTGGACATAGATTTTATGCATCATTAGCATGGAAAGAGATAATGAAAGTTAAAGAGGAAATTATAAGAAAACAAATGGGGGAATAA